Proteins from a single region of Poseidonibacter antarcticus:
- the rpmB gene encoding 50S ribosomal protein L28, translated as MSRRCAISGKGPMVGNNVSHAKNRTKKRFLPNLRTVRVTLEDGTTQKIKISAKELRTLKKHS; from the coding sequence ATGTCAAGAAGATGTGCAATATCAGGAAAAGGACCTATGGTTGGTAACAACGTAAGTCATGCTAAAAATAGAACTAAGAAAAGATTTTTACCTAACTTAAGAACAGTTAGAGTTACATTAGAAGATGGAACAACTCAGAAAATTAAAATTTCTGCAAAAGAGCTAAGAACTCTTAAAAAACACTCATAA
- a CDS encoding glycosyltransferase: MSKTSIYFKTKTNLIKELQKDERVFTLKRQSLLKKLPFFKKEYADIYFHSGNLDAEAILNIKNAKKTIVNSKQLRSEIIDKTNIPKENIEVIYPSINMIYKKPKEIKEKICKKFDIDSTPKIIFFTAKNLKTSGVKEFFDIILSLNSMNKQIIISSDKNQINSLKFLISKYNFGNEVLLLENYSNINELFLAADIFILPTYNKSFATNILKAMYCKCAVLTTISNYSSELLDIFATMENPTDSTTSYKVDALLSREEDLKYIQKENRKIAKKYELFKNLDKLNTIIDTI, translated from the coding sequence GTGAGTAAAACATCAATATATTTCAAAACTAAAACAAACCTAATAAAAGAATTACAAAAAGATGAAAGAGTCTTTACATTAAAAAGACAATCACTTTTAAAAAAATTACCTTTTTTTAAAAAAGAGTATGCAGATATATATTTTCATTCAGGAAACTTAGATGCTGAAGCTATTTTAAACATTAAAAATGCAAAGAAAACTATTGTAAATTCAAAACAATTAAGAAGTGAAATTATTGATAAAACAAATATTCCAAAAGAAAATATAGAAGTTATTTATCCAAGTATAAATATGATTTATAAAAAACCAAAAGAAATCAAAGAAAAAATTTGTAAAAAATTTGATATAGATAGTACACCAAAAATCATATTTTTTACTGCAAAAAACTTAAAAACTTCGGGAGTTAAGGAGTTTTTTGATATTATATTATCTTTAAATTCAATGAATAAACAGATAATTATATCTTCAGATAAAAATCAAATAAATAGTCTTAAGTTTCTTATATCAAAATATAACTTTGGTAATGAAGTTTTATTACTTGAAAATTATTCAAATATAAATGAGTTGTTTTTAGCTGCAGATATATTTATTCTTCCAACATATAATAAAAGTTTTGCAACGAATATTTTAAAAGCAATGTATTGTAAATGTGCTGTTTTAACCACGATAAGTAATTATTCAAGTGAATTACTTGATATTTTTGCTACAATGGAAAATCCTACTGATTCAACAACTTCATATAAAGTTGATGCCTTATTAAGTAGAGAAGAAGACTTGAAATATATCCAAAAAGAAAATAGAAAAATTGCAAAAAAATATGAATTATTTAAGAATTTGGATAAATTAAATACTATAATAGATACAATTTAA
- a CDS encoding O-antigen ligase family protein encodes MITFIKKIRNLPRIDLINYLIVLYAFTLTFPIEIKRIVVILLIVLWITDKTKYSFILPKTNLFLFFGIFITYSLLSYFWSDSTLQEALNYIRRYWYYLPIFIMFKYLKKEYFEYTLSFFIFGMLISEILSYGNYFSFWQIGLGEENNPTVFIHHTTYSVFLAIVSIFLFIKILNERLKVKQIIYILFFITITINLLVNSGRTGYISFLVTFLILSLYLFKKRIKYILITISSIIFVIFLAYSLSPNFKHRINLIKNDVNKVLTENNYSTAIGARIGLWVISKNTIIENPIFGIGIAGSQKVKNNYIDTQSKNDFSYIKTLHSFHNIYLEILIQYGIVGLILFFLIIYEIFKIKIKNTEIYLLKNITLSIYLLGSFVDILFYLKDAMLFFTFLIGLFLANYKIEYQNKLSNIN; translated from the coding sequence TTGATTACTTTCATAAAAAAAATTAGAAATCTACCTAGAATTGATTTAATAAATTATTTAATAGTATTATATGCTTTTACCCTAACTTTTCCCATTGAAATAAAAAGAATTGTTGTTATATTACTAATTGTGTTATGGATAACGGATAAAACTAAATATAGTTTTATCCTACCTAAAACAAATTTATTTTTATTTTTTGGAATATTTATAACTTACTCTCTATTATCTTATTTTTGGAGTGATTCAACATTACAAGAAGCCTTAAATTATATCAGAAGATATTGGTACTATTTACCAATTTTTATAATGTTTAAATATTTAAAAAAAGAGTACTTTGAATATACTCTAAGTTTTTTCATTTTTGGAATGTTAATTAGTGAAATTCTTTCTTATGGTAATTATTTTTCATTTTGGCAAATAGGACTTGGGGAAGAAAATAATCCAACTGTTTTTATACATCACACCACTTACAGTGTTTTTCTTGCAATTGTTTCTATTTTTCTATTTATAAAAATCTTAAATGAAAGATTAAAAGTTAAACAAATAATTTATATATTATTTTTTATTACTATAACAATTAATTTATTAGTAAATAGTGGGAGAACAGGATATATTTCTTTCTTAGTAACATTTTTAATATTAAGTTTATATTTATTCAAAAAAAGGATCAAATATATTTTAATTACTATTTCATCTATAATATTTGTAATTTTTTTAGCATATTCTTTAAGTCCAAATTTTAAACATAGAATTAACTTAATTAAAAATGATGTAAATAAAGTATTAACTGAGAATAATTACTCTACAGCAATTGGCGCAAGAATTGGATTATGGGTTATTTCAAAAAATACAATAATTGAAAATCCAATATTCGGAATAGGAATAGCAGGTAGTCAAAAAGTAAAAAATAATTATATTGATACACAGTCAAAAAATGATTTTAGTTATATTAAAACTTTACATAGTTTTCATAATATTTATTTGGAAATATTAATTCAATATGGAATAGTTGGACTAATATTATTTTTTTTAATAATATATGAAATTTTTAAAATAAAAATAAAAAATACAGAAATATATTTATTAAAAAATATTACTCTATCAATTTATTTACTTGGTAGTTTTGTTGATATACTCTTTTATTTAAAAGATGCAATGCTATTTTTTACTTTTCTAATTGGTTTATTCTTAGCAAATTATAAAATAGAATATCAAAACAAATTAAGTAATATCAATTAA
- a CDS encoding ELM1/GtrOC1 family putative glycosyltransferase, whose protein sequence is MKVLVIKDDKPGHYNQTEGLILYLKDIFEDLEIEYIEIEIKSKLKRKILRILLNTFPNFFTENSIKYLPFFYKKFDTPKNKPDLIISTGGNTSNLNVWFSKIYKCKNILNGALRGLKEELFTYITTVIDLGYKNQIILDVAPSVVTKEKLRVKSEEFIDLTNLDSNQKYYTLLIGGNGAGYKYDNKFYDNLINFVKKTSKEKRIKWLITTSRRTPLDIESKLEKELKDYYSYFVAYNKKEEKILLAFLGLCTSVFVTEESSSMISEAISSSKKVYTIGNEYSKSDKNYKNILMKFEVNKQIIRLNNFDLEEKRIKFNNININGNFKAFIRNNFE, encoded by the coding sequence ATGAAAGTATTAGTAATAAAAGATGATAAACCAGGTCATTATAATCAAACAGAAGGTTTAATATTATATTTAAAAGATATTTTTGAAGATTTAGAAATAGAATATATAGAAATTGAAATAAAATCAAAACTAAAAAGGAAAATATTAAGAATTTTATTAAATACTTTCCCTAATTTTTTTACAGAAAATAGTATAAAATATCTTCCTTTTTTTTATAAAAAGTTTGATACTCCTAAAAATAAGCCAGATTTGATTATTTCAACAGGTGGAAACACATCAAATTTAAATGTTTGGTTTTCAAAGATATATAAATGTAAAAATATTCTAAATGGAGCTTTGAGAGGACTAAAAGAAGAACTCTTTACATATATTACAACTGTTATTGATTTAGGATATAAAAATCAAATTATTTTAGATGTTGCACCTAGTGTAGTTACGAAAGAGAAATTAAGAGTAAAATCGGAAGAATTTATAGACTTAACTAATTTAGATAGTAATCAAAAATATTATACATTATTAATAGGTGGTAATGGGGCTGGATATAAATATGATAATAAATTTTATGATAACTTAATAAATTTTGTAAAAAAAACTTCTAAAGAAAAAAGAATTAAATGGCTTATTACAACTTCAAGAAGAACACCTTTAGATATAGAGTCTAAATTAGAAAAAGAATTAAAAGATTATTATTCTTATTTTGTGGCATATAATAAAAAAGAAGAAAAGATATTATTAGCATTTTTAGGTTTATGCACATCTGTATTTGTAACAGAAGAGAGTTCTTCTATGATAAGTGAAGCAATTTCTTCGTCAAAAAAAGTTTATACTATAGGAAATGAATATTCAAAATCAGATAAAAATTATAAAAATATATTAATGAAATTTGAAGTAAATAAACAAATAATCAGATTAAATAATTTTGATTTAGAAGAAAAAAGAATTAAATTTAATAATATAAATATTAATGGAAATTTCAAAGCTTTTATAAGGAATAATTTCGAATGA
- a CDS encoding glycosyltransferase family 4 protein — protein sequence MRICQVLAGNEDGGLEKHTIELSKQLVKKGFNVTVIAHKDFEKFFENINFIPLDLSKSRNNFFILFKLLKILKKENFDIIHTQANKATSMVIKLKPFINSKIISTLHNYKNNLSSFEKSDFVITVSDYIGKKLKTKNKVVIYNGIEFNSNENLKIDLCEKYNIEKNKFIICSVARLTKVKRFELILMAIKNLDLHLILVGSGEEENNLKKEAEKLNIKNKITFTGNVVNTDVKKIVTSSSLFVMSSDNEGFPYTFVETMFCKTPFISTPVSDMPKLLGNKYIVPFSNANEISTKIGYVKDNYEKVLKEFQEKFNYAEKKFTIENMVDETIDIYNKVLK from the coding sequence ATGAGAATATGTCAAGTTCTTGCTGGAAATGAAGATGGTGGATTAGAAAAACATACTATTGAATTATCAAAACAATTAGTAAAAAAAGGTTTTAATGTTACAGTTATCGCACATAAAGATTTTGAGAAATTCTTTGAAAATATAAACTTTATCCCTCTTGATTTATCAAAAAGTAGAAATAATTTTTTTATTCTATTTAAGCTTTTGAAAATATTAAAAAAAGAAAATTTTGATATTATTCATACTCAAGCAAATAAAGCTACATCAATGGTAATAAAATTAAAACCATTTATTAACTCAAAGATTATTTCAACACTACATAACTATAAAAACAATTTGTCATCTTTTGAAAAAAGTGATTTTGTAATTACAGTTTCTGATTATATTGGAAAAAAATTAAAAACAAAGAATAAAGTTGTAATTTATAATGGAATTGAATTTAATAGTAATGAAAATTTAAAAATAGATCTTTGCGAGAAATATAATATAGAAAAAAACAAATTCATAATCTGTAGTGTTGCGCGATTAACAAAGGTGAAAAGATTTGAATTAATTTTAATGGCAATTAAAAATTTAGATTTACATTTAATTTTAGTTGGTTCAGGAGAAGAAGAAAATAATCTTAAGAAAGAAGCAGAAAAATTAAATATAAAGAATAAAATAACATTTACAGGTAATGTAGTAAATACAGATGTCAAAAAAATTGTTACATCATCTTCTTTATTTGTAATGTCATCTGATAATGAAGGTTTTCCCTATACTTTTGTTGAGACTATGTTCTGTAAAACACCATTTATTTCAACACCAGTTTCAGATATGCCTAAACTTCTTGGTAATAAATATATTGTACCTTTTTCAAATGCAAATGAAATTTCTACTAAAATAGGATATGTAAAAGATAATTATGAAAAAGTATTAAAAGAATTTCAAGAAAAATTTAATTATGCAGAAAAAAAATTTACTATTGAAAATATGGTAGATGAGACAATTGATATATATAATAAAGTTTTAAAATAA
- a CDS encoding polysaccharide deacetylase family protein, which yields MEYLLIFLFILAIYYSFRYAWWTKTVNLKYPRILMYHMISKHKKGAKFNGLRVDPIEFEKQIKYLVDTGWTFFTMSELINSKSSLPNKSVAITFDDGYEDNFTNAFPILEKYNVKATIYLVVHRHNREWSSKRKKKNNNGELKNEPKLLDEQIVKLINSGLIEIGSHTMTHNNLPTLSSNDKKNEIYNSKIIIEENFKIKCNSFCYPFGLYDNEDIQITKDSFYTNAVTTKKGINNLTKANIFELDRITISGKDNILAFKIKLKRGLRGLNK from the coding sequence TTGGAATATTTATTAATATTTTTATTTATTTTAGCTATTTATTACTCTTTTAGATATGCATGGTGGACTAAAACTGTTAATTTAAAGTATCCTCGTATTCTTATGTATCATATGATTAGTAAACATAAAAAGGGTGCAAAATTTAATGGTTTAAGAGTTGATCCTATAGAATTTGAGAAACAAATAAAATATTTAGTAGATACTGGTTGGACTTTTTTTACTATGAGTGAATTAATTAACTCTAAAAGCTCTTTACCTAATAAATCTGTTGCTATTACATTTGATGATGGGTATGAAGATAATTTTACTAATGCTTTTCCTATTCTTGAAAAATATAATGTTAAAGCTACAATATATTTAGTTGTGCATAGACATAATAGAGAATGGTCATCAAAACGAAAAAAGAAAAATAATAATGGTGAATTGAAAAATGAACCTAAGTTATTAGATGAGCAAATTGTTAAACTTATAAATTCGGGATTGATTGAAATTGGTTCTCATACTATGACACATAACAATTTGCCAACACTAAGTAGTAATGATAAGAAAAATGAAATTTATAATTCTAAAATAATAATAGAAGAAAATTTTAAAATAAAATGTAATTCTTTTTGTTATCCTTTTGGTTTATATGACAATGAAGATATTCAAATTACCAAAGATTCCTTTTATACAAATGCAGTGACTACTAAAAAAGGTATTAATAATTTAACTAAAGCTAACATATTTGAACTTGATAGAATTACTATTAGTGGAAAAGATAATATTCTTGCTTTTAAAATTAAATTAAAAAGAGGATTGAGAGGATTAAATAAATGA
- a CDS encoding glycosyltransferase family 4 protein, which yields MRIVQLLPELNEGGVERGVVELNREYVKKAIESYVISNGGKLDNQINIDGGTHIKFDVCSKNIFTSFSRINKLKKILKQINPDIIHVRSRVPAWLVYFANKKLNIKVVSTVHGFNSVSFYSKIMQNANAVICVSGSIKEYIQKHYQTPENKITIIPRGIDLDVFNPKNISNDFISNFKKENNLENKFIISSVGRITQLKDYETFIKAVSIVKNIIPNVKALIVGGVRSDKEDYLNSLKKLIIELDLKDNIIFTGSQSKIAEIYALSNVVVSSSKKPESFGRAVAESIAMNTPVIATNHGGVKDIIKENENGFFFEVGNEKELANNIIKSKNFNFDGYTYISDNFSLENMLELNLKVYRRVL from the coding sequence ATGAGAATTGTACAGTTACTTCCAGAGCTAAATGAAGGTGGAGTTGAACGTGGTGTTGTTGAACTAAATCGCGAATATGTAAAAAAAGCAATTGAATCGTATGTTATTAGCAATGGCGGGAAACTTGATAATCAAATAAATATTGATGGCGGAACTCATATCAAATTTGATGTTTGTAGTAAAAATATATTTACATCATTTTCAAGAATCAACAAATTAAAAAAGATTTTGAAACAGATTAATCCTGATATTATTCATGTAAGAAGTAGAGTACCAGCTTGGCTTGTTTATTTTGCAAATAAAAAACTAAATATAAAAGTTGTATCTACTGTTCATGGTTTCAATTCTGTTAGTTTTTATAGTAAAATAATGCAAAATGCTAATGCAGTTATTTGTGTAAGTGGAAGTATTAAAGAGTATATTCAAAAACATTACCAAACACCAGAAAATAAAATAACTATAATTCCTAGAGGAATTGATTTGGATGTTTTTAACCCTAAAAATATATCAAATGATTTTATATCAAATTTTAAAAAAGAAAATAATCTAGAAAATAAATTTATAATCTCAAGTGTAGGAAGAATTACACAATTAAAAGATTATGAAACATTTATAAAAGCAGTATCAATTGTTAAAAATATAATCCCAAATGTAAAAGCTTTAATAGTTGGTGGTGTTAGAAGTGATAAAGAAGATTATTTAAACTCACTAAAAAAACTAATCATAGAATTAGACTTAAAAGATAATATCATTTTTACCGGAAGTCAAAGTAAAATAGCAGAAATTTATGCATTAAGTAATGTGGTAGTTAGTAGCTCAAAAAAACCAGAAAGTTTCGGACGTGCAGTTGCTGAATCAATTGCAATGAATACACCTGTAATTGCCACTAATCATGGTGGTGTAAAAGATATTATAAAAGAAAATGAAAACGGCTTTTTCTTTGAAGTTGGAAATGAAAAAGAATTAGCAAATAATATTATAAAATCTAAAAATTTCAATTTTGATGGATATACTTATATATCTGATAATTTTTCTTTGGAGAATATGTTAGAATTGAATTTAAAAGTTTATAGGAGGGTATTATAA
- a CDS encoding nucleotide sugar dehydrogenase yields MNNKICIVGLGYVGLPLAAAFATKYDVVGFDINQPRIEELSKGYDRTLELEKEQLLAVKDKLIYSSNIEDIKDCNIYIVTVPTPIDHSNRPDLTPLIKSSQTIGKVLKKDDIVIYESTVYPGVTEEVCVPQLEITSGMKFNTDFFCGYSPERINPGDKEHTVTKILKITSGSTPKIADIVDDLYKSIITAGTHKASSIKVAEAAKVIENTQRDVNIGLVNELALIFDVMNINTNDVIEAAATKWNFIKLKPGLVGGHCIGVDPYYLTYKSEELGYKPNLILGARQINNGMGKFIAEKTIKLMIKNGKIIKDANILVMGLTFKENCPDIRNTKVVDIIKELKDYGANIDVYEPWIDEKDKDYYDYTFVENPFKSNKKYDSIVVAVGHNKFKELSQEEYENIINDEKIIIDVKGIVPNPTWKL; encoded by the coding sequence ATGAATAATAAAATATGTATAGTAGGTCTAGGATATGTAGGTTTACCTTTAGCAGCAGCATTCGCAACAAAATATGATGTTGTAGGTTTTGATATAAATCAACCAAGAATTGAAGAATTATCTAAAGGTTACGATAGAACTTTAGAATTAGAAAAAGAACAACTTCTTGCTGTAAAAGATAAATTAATTTATTCTTCAAATATAGAAGATATAAAAGATTGTAATATTTATATTGTTACAGTTCCCACTCCAATTGACCACTCAAATAGACCTGATTTAACACCTTTGATTAAATCTTCTCAAACTATTGGTAAAGTACTTAAAAAAGATGATATTGTAATTTATGAATCAACAGTTTATCCAGGTGTTACAGAAGAAGTATGTGTGCCTCAACTTGAAATTACTTCAGGAATGAAATTTAATACAGATTTCTTCTGTGGATATTCTCCTGAGAGAATAAACCCAGGTGATAAAGAACATACAGTTACAAAAATACTTAAAATTACATCAGGTTCAACACCTAAAATTGCTGATATTGTAGATGATTTATATAAAAGTATAATAACAGCAGGAACTCATAAAGCAAGCTCAATAAAAGTAGCAGAAGCTGCAAAAGTAATTGAAAATACACAAAGAGATGTAAATATTGGATTAGTAAATGAATTAGCATTAATCTTTGATGTTATGAATATAAATACAAATGATGTAATAGAAGCTGCAGCAACAAAATGGAATTTTATAAAACTAAAACCAGGTTTAGTAGGTGGACATTGTATTGGTGTTGATCCATATTATCTTACTTATAAATCAGAAGAATTAGGATATAAACCAAATCTTATTTTAGGTGCAAGACAAATCAATAATGGTATGGGTAAATTTATAGCAGAAAAAACTATAAAACTTATGATAAAAAATGGAAAAATAATAAAAGATGCAAATATTTTAGTAATGGGATTAACTTTTAAAGAAAATTGCCCTGATATTAGAAATACAAAAGTAGTAGATATTATCAAAGAACTAAAAGACTATGGTGCAAATATTGATGTATATGAACCATGGATTGATGAAAAAGATAAAGACTATTATGATTATACTTTTGTTGAAAATCCATTTAAATCAAATAAAAAATATGATTCAATAGTTGTAGCTGTTGGACATAATAAATTTAAAGAATTAAGTCAAGAAGAATATGAAAATATCATTAATGATGAAAAAATTATTATAGATGTAAAAGGAATAGTTCCTAATCCTACTTGGAAACTATAA
- a CDS encoding ELM1/GtrOC1 family putative glycosyltransferase has protein sequence MKRILIISDGKPGHLNQSIAFCKIKKISYDILEVKFKSKFFKLLTYALDKLQKYSDELFKEYKKYNFDFYDAVVSTGSGTYYFNKFISKKNNIKSIALMLPKSYNYKDFYYILAQEHDNAPKLGNIISLPLNLSYTKPKGIIKSNEKSLGIIIGGDNSIFKMDVENIRNVLNIISKNYDGYLKYITTSRRTSKQIEDLINEYDFDYKLIYSDTPSINPIPDFIDKCEELFITIDSTSMLSEARANTDAPITIINLRASKTDTKFHKLAEIVNNIDKKLDFSKLLEKVEI, from the coding sequence ATGAAAAGAATTTTAATAATTAGTGATGGAAAACCAGGTCACTTAAATCAATCAATTGCATTTTGTAAGATAAAAAAAATAAGCTACGATATATTAGAAGTGAAATTTAAATCAAAATTTTTTAAATTACTTACATATGCTTTAGATAAACTCCAAAAATATTCAGATGAATTATTTAAAGAATATAAAAAATATAATTTTGACTTCTACGATGCTGTAGTTAGTACTGGTTCTGGAACTTATTATTTTAATAAGTTTATTTCTAAAAAAAATAATATAAAATCAATAGCATTAATGCTTCCTAAATCTTATAATTATAAAGATTTTTATTATATTTTAGCTCAAGAGCATGACAATGCTCCAAAACTTGGTAATATAATTTCCCTTCCTTTAAATTTATCATACACAAAGCCAAAAGGTATAATTAAAAGTAATGAAAAATCACTAGGTATAATCATTGGTGGGGATAATAGTATTTTCAAAATGGATGTGGAAAATATTAGAAATGTATTAAATATAATAAGTAAAAATTATGATGGTTATTTAAAGTATATTACTACTTCAAGAAGAACATCTAAGCAAATAGAAGATTTAATAAATGAATATGATTTTGATTATAAATTAATTTATTCAGATACTCCCTCAATAAATCCAATACCAGATTTTATAGATAAATGTGAAGAATTATTTATTACAATTGATTCTACATCAATGCTTAGTGAAGCAAGAGCAAATACAGATGCACCAATTACAATAATTAATCTTAGAGCAAGTAAAACGGATACAAAGTTCCATAAACTAGCTGAGATTGTAAATAATATAGATAAAAAATTAGATTTTAGTAAATTACTAGAAAAAGTTGAAATATAG
- a CDS encoding lipid A biosynthesis lauroyl acyltransferase → MKKIVYKIFLALVFILRKSPKFIRRGFFRFLSALAYLFANKTNKIIKTNLKFIFNDKISEKEIKEIQKYSYFNMLLWVQSLIENLDITDEELLNTVSIENKEIVEKVISENKPIIFISAHFGNMEMLSTYINKNVAKLHQVARQSNFEEIDEFIVKAREKSGSKIVFRKGAVKKLVKALIKKEAISLIIDQNINSREGTQVDFLGKKAYQASTSAILARKFDAVIIPLAIFNKNDYKYKIKVYNPILPIKTENEENDIKELSQLQANAISDIILEDKKQWFWPHKRFKSHYREIYEKNFNN, encoded by the coding sequence ATGAAGAAGATTGTTTATAAAATATTTTTAGCTTTGGTATTTATTTTAAGAAAATCTCCAAAATTTATACGACGAGGTTTTTTTAGATTTCTATCAGCACTTGCTTATTTATTTGCTAATAAAACAAATAAAATTATAAAAACAAATTTAAAATTTATTTTTAATGATAAAATTTCTGAAAAAGAGATAAAAGAAATTCAAAAATATTCATATTTTAATATGTTGTTATGGGTTCAATCACTTATAGAAAATTTAGATATTACAGATGAAGAATTATTAAATACAGTATCAATTGAAAATAAAGAAATAGTAGAAAAAGTTATCTCTGAGAATAAACCTATTATTTTTATTTCGGCGCATTTTGGTAATATGGAAATGCTTAGTACGTATATTAATAAAAATGTAGCAAAATTACATCAGGTAGCAAGACAATCAAATTTTGAAGAAATTGATGAATTTATTGTAAAAGCAAGAGAAAAATCAGGATCAAAAATAGTATTTAGAAAAGGTGCTGTTAAAAAACTTGTAAAAGCCTTAATTAAAAAAGAAGCAATATCTTTAATCATTGATCAAAATATTAATTCAAGAGAAGGTACACAAGTAGACTTTTTAGGAAAAAAAGCATATCAAGCATCAACTTCTGCAATTCTTGCTAGAAAATTCGATGCTGTTATTATTCCACTTGCTATATTTAATAAAAATGATTACAAATATAAAATAAAAGTTTATAATCCTATATTACCTATAAAAACAGAAAATGAAGAAAATGATATAAAAGAGTTATCTCAACTTCAAGCTAATGCAATATCTGATATAATACTTGAAGATAAAAAACAATGGTTTTGGCCTCATAAAAGGTTTAAGAGTCATTATAGAGAGATATATGAAAAGAATTTTAATAATTAG